The Micromonospora sp. WMMD961 genome has a segment encoding these proteins:
- a CDS encoding tripartite tricarboxylate transporter permease, whose translation MDLLDNLALGFSTALLVQNVLYCFVGVLLGTAVGVLPGIGPTATVAMLLPITFSFEPVTALIMLAGIYYGAQYGGSTTAILINLPGESSAAVTALDGHEMARQGRAGPALAAAAIGSFVAGTVATVALAAAAPPLASVALRFGAADYFSLVLFGLIVSIALARGTALKALAMIALGVLLGTVGQDIYTGTPRFVFEQRELYGGIDFVSVAVGLFGVAEILRNLENEQTRTAVVNRVTNLWPTREDRRRIVAPILRGTGLGAALGVLPGGGHVLASFTSYAVEKRISKRPKEFGHGAIEGVAGPESANNAAAQTSFIPLLTLGLPAHPVMALMIGAFIVQGITPGPNVINDEPALFWGLIASMWIGNVILLLLNLPLIGLWVRLLRIPYQVLFPMIILFAAIGTYSLSFNAYDVYAIAFFGILGYLLIKCGCEPAPLLLGFVLGPLLEENLRRALIISRGDPSVFVTRPISAVLLTLAVAALVVAVLPTIRQRRAVVFAEEE comes from the coding sequence ATGGACCTTCTCGACAATCTCGCGCTGGGTTTCTCGACGGCCCTCCTGGTCCAGAACGTCCTCTACTGCTTCGTGGGAGTGTTGCTCGGAACCGCGGTGGGCGTACTGCCCGGCATCGGGCCGACGGCGACGGTGGCGATGCTGCTGCCGATCACGTTCAGCTTCGAGCCGGTGACGGCGCTGATCATGCTGGCCGGCATCTACTACGGCGCACAGTACGGCGGTTCGACGACCGCCATTCTGATCAACCTGCCCGGTGAGTCGTCCGCGGCGGTCACCGCGCTGGACGGGCACGAAATGGCCCGCCAGGGCCGGGCCGGACCGGCCCTCGCGGCCGCGGCGATCGGGTCCTTCGTCGCGGGTACGGTCGCCACCGTGGCTCTGGCCGCCGCCGCCCCGCCACTGGCCAGCGTCGCGCTGAGATTCGGCGCGGCCGACTACTTCTCGCTCGTGCTGTTCGGCCTGATCGTGTCGATCGCGCTGGCCCGAGGCACGGCGCTCAAGGCCCTGGCGATGATCGCGCTCGGCGTGCTGCTCGGCACGGTCGGCCAGGACATCTACACCGGGACGCCCCGGTTCGTGTTCGAGCAGCGGGAGCTGTACGGGGGCATCGACTTCGTGTCGGTCGCCGTCGGCCTGTTCGGGGTGGCCGAGATCCTGCGCAACCTGGAGAACGAGCAGACCCGTACGGCCGTCGTCAACAGGGTGACCAACCTCTGGCCGACCCGCGAGGACCGGCGTCGGATCGTCGCCCCGATCCTGCGGGGCACCGGTCTCGGCGCCGCGCTCGGCGTCCTACCCGGCGGCGGGCACGTGCTCGCCTCGTTCACCTCGTACGCCGTCGAAAAGCGGATCTCGAAGCGGCCGAAGGAGTTCGGGCACGGCGCGATCGAGGGTGTCGCCGGTCCCGAGTCGGCGAACAACGCCGCCGCGCAGACGTCGTTCATCCCACTTCTCACCCTGGGGCTGCCCGCCCACCCGGTCATGGCACTGATGATCGGCGCGTTCATCGTGCAAGGCATCACTCCCGGCCCGAACGTCATCAACGACGAACCGGCGCTGTTCTGGGGCCTGATCGCGTCGATGTGGATCGGGAACGTGATCCTGCTGCTGCTGAACCTCCCGTTGATCGGCCTCTGGGTGCGTCTGCTGCGCATCCCGTACCAGGTGCTGTTCCCGATGATCATCCTGTTCGCCGCGATCGGCACGTACTCGCTGAGCTTCAACGCGTACGACGTCTACGCGATCGCGTTCTTCGGGATCCTGGGATACCTGCTGATCAAGTGCGGTTGCGAGCCGGCGCCGCTGCTGCTCGGCTTCGTCCTCGGCCCGCTGCTGGAGGAGAACCTGCGGCGCGCGCTCATCATCTCCCGTGGCGACCCGTCGGTCTTCGTGACCCGCCCGATCTCCGCGGTGCTCCTGACCCTGGCCGTCGCCGCCCTCGTCGTCGCCGTCCTCCCGACGATTCGCCAGCGCCGCGCGGTGGTCTTCGCCGAAGAGGAGTAG
- a CDS encoding Na+/H+ antiporter NhaA, producing MSDNTHRGWTSRTAWEGRFNAPLRSFLRTETGGARVVLIAAVTALLWANLSASSYESVWNTTFSVQLADWHVTHDVRFWVNSGLMTFFFLVAGLELRREFDIGELRERRRLALPMLAGVGGMLVPIAIYLAINAGHTSAAGWGAVMATDTALALGALAVFGPRFSERLRGFLLTVAVVDDVVAIAVLAVAYPHHPSLTALIVAAAIFGVVLLVRAWGVRFGPVYALLGVAAWLAVSMSGVDPVAVGLLMGLLTYAYAPGRSDLQRASDQFRLFREQPTPQLARMAQAGLTSALSPNERLQTLYHPWASYVIVPLFALANVGIVIDGDLLARAVTSPVTIGVVLAYVVGKPAGIVLTAWLATRLSGNRFRPPVGWLAVLGVGTVSGIGFTVALLIATHALSGPALDEAKFGIIVSTFGASLVTWLVFRSVGRLSPARRARALLGVAEGIVDLMLPVDPDRDHMRGSLEAPVTVVEYGDFECPYCGQAEPVVRELLADFANVRYVWRHLPLTDVHPHAQLAAEAAEAAGEQGAFWEMHDLLLAHQDALNPADVLGYAEQLGLNLDAFREHMVKRMGVDRIAEDVDSADLSGVTGTPTFFVNGRRHHGAYDVAALSAAVKSAFASAKLRPEYRPRDPGPREAGPAS from the coding sequence ATGAGCGACAACACGCACCGGGGTTGGACCAGCCGAACAGCCTGGGAGGGGCGGTTCAACGCTCCGCTGCGCTCGTTCCTGCGCACCGAGACCGGCGGCGCGCGGGTGGTGCTGATCGCCGCGGTGACGGCTCTCCTCTGGGCGAACCTCAGCGCCTCGTCGTACGAGTCGGTCTGGAACACGACCTTTTCAGTCCAGCTCGCCGACTGGCACGTGACACACGATGTGCGTTTCTGGGTCAACAGCGGCCTCATGACGTTCTTCTTCCTGGTCGCGGGGCTGGAGTTGCGACGCGAGTTCGACATCGGTGAGCTGCGGGAGCGGCGTCGCCTGGCGTTGCCGATGCTGGCCGGGGTCGGCGGCATGCTCGTGCCGATCGCGATCTACCTCGCCATCAACGCCGGGCATACCAGCGCGGCGGGCTGGGGTGCCGTGATGGCCACCGACACGGCGCTCGCGCTCGGCGCGCTGGCCGTCTTCGGGCCGCGGTTCTCGGAACGGCTGCGGGGTTTCCTGCTGACCGTCGCCGTCGTCGACGATGTGGTGGCGATCGCAGTGCTGGCCGTCGCGTACCCGCACCACCCCTCGCTGACGGCGCTGATCGTCGCGGCGGCGATCTTCGGCGTCGTCCTGCTCGTCCGGGCCTGGGGTGTGCGGTTCGGGCCGGTCTACGCGCTGCTGGGGGTGGCGGCCTGGCTCGCCGTCTCGATGTCCGGCGTCGATCCGGTCGCGGTGGGTCTGCTGATGGGACTGCTGACCTACGCCTACGCTCCCGGCCGCAGCGACCTGCAGCGGGCCAGCGACCAGTTCCGCCTCTTCCGGGAACAGCCCACCCCGCAACTCGCCCGGATGGCGCAGGCCGGACTCACCTCGGCGCTGTCGCCGAACGAGCGGCTGCAGACGCTTTACCACCCCTGGGCGAGCTACGTGATCGTGCCACTGTTCGCGCTGGCCAACGTCGGCATCGTGATCGACGGTGACCTGCTGGCCAGGGCCGTGACCTCGCCGGTCACGATCGGCGTCGTCCTCGCGTACGTCGTCGGCAAGCCGGCGGGGATCGTGCTCACCGCCTGGCTGGCGACCCGGTTGAGCGGCAACCGATTCCGACCGCCCGTCGGCTGGCTCGCCGTCCTGGGGGTCGGCACGGTATCCGGCATCGGTTTCACCGTCGCGCTCCTGATCGCCACCCACGCACTGAGCGGGCCGGCCCTGGACGAGGCGAAGTTCGGCATCATCGTGTCGACGTTCGGCGCGTCCCTCGTCACCTGGCTGGTGTTCCGCTCGGTCGGGCGGCTTTCGCCGGCGCGGCGGGCACGCGCGCTGCTGGGCGTCGCCGAGGGGATCGTCGACCTGATGCTGCCGGTCGATCCGGACCGCGACCACATGCGCGGCTCGCTTGAGGCACCGGTGACGGTGGTGGAGTACGGGGACTTCGAGTGCCCGTACTGCGGGCAGGCCGAGCCGGTGGTCCGAGAGTTGTTGGCGGACTTCGCCAACGTCCGGTACGTGTGGCGGCACCTGCCACTCACCGATGTCCACCCGCACGCCCAACTCGCCGCCGAGGCGGCCGAGGCGGCGGGGGAGCAGGGCGCCTTCTGGGAGATGCACGACCTGCTGCTCGCTCACCAGGACGCTCTCAACCCCGCCGACGTGCTCGGCTACGCCGAACAACTAGGCCTGAACCTGGACGCGTTCCGGGAGCACATGGTGAAGCGGATGGGAGTGGACCGGATCGCCGAGGACGTCGACTCCGCCGACCTCAGCGGCGTCACCGGCACCCCGACCTTCTTCGTCAACGGGCGGCGACACCACGGCGCTTACGACGTCGCCGCGCTCTCGGCGGCGGTGAAGTCGGCGTTCGCGAGCGCGAAGCTCCGCCCCGAGTACCGCCCTCGGGATCCCGGGCCCCGCGAGGCCGGCCCGGCGAGCTGA
- a CDS encoding HAMP domain-containing sensor histidine kinase: MRRRLLVVLVPLAVLLVAALGVPLSVTVAEREMQETYVNRLGDVGRFASLAETALSTGRTEALQQELTRYHDLYDIPVALIDTSGTVLLGPADAYAEAARAEPALPRTVTAALAGARSEPSWEWAPWADSALVVAEPVGRDSEVVGAVVTISDLSKTRELILVRWARLAGLGLLPLIALAAVAWPVSAWVLRPVRKLDAATSRISEGDLTIRADAEAGPVELRRLARSFNTMMDAVENAVQRQRAFVSDASHQLRNPLTSLRLAVESLAPHLRPDGDGQQMYDVAVDELKAMQRMLNSLQASARMESMRTASPVDLDEVLATRVDRWRALTATAGQTLTVHVPPGLRVLEPPGGLGSILDELISNALRLSDAQVVEVSAQVVPGGAGVEGRDGAVVAVAVRDDGQGIDAAERAQALRRFWRSPRHQNVSGTGLGLAICADLIGAAGGELRLADGLPRPDGSGHGFAAVVVLPAVPQVVSPSDAEASVPT; the protein is encoded by the coding sequence GTGCGCCGCCGCCTGCTCGTCGTCCTGGTCCCTCTCGCGGTGCTTCTCGTCGCGGCACTCGGGGTGCCGCTCAGCGTCACCGTGGCCGAACGGGAGATGCAGGAGACGTACGTCAACCGGCTGGGCGACGTCGGCCGGTTCGCCTCGCTGGCCGAGACCGCGCTGTCCACCGGGCGGACCGAGGCGTTGCAGCAGGAGCTGACCCGGTACCACGATCTCTACGACATCCCGGTCGCGCTGATCGACACGTCGGGCACGGTGCTGCTCGGGCCGGCCGACGCCTACGCGGAGGCGGCGCGCGCCGAGCCGGCGTTGCCCCGGACCGTGACCGCGGCACTGGCCGGCGCCCGGTCCGAGCCGTCCTGGGAATGGGCTCCCTGGGCCGATTCCGCCCTCGTCGTGGCGGAGCCGGTGGGCCGGGACAGCGAGGTCGTCGGCGCCGTCGTGACGATCTCCGACCTGTCCAAGACGCGCGAACTCATCCTCGTACGCTGGGCCCGGCTGGCCGGGCTCGGGCTGCTGCCGTTGATCGCGCTGGCCGCCGTCGCCTGGCCGGTGTCGGCATGGGTGCTCCGGCCGGTGCGGAAACTGGACGCGGCGACCTCGCGGATCTCCGAAGGCGACCTGACGATCCGCGCCGACGCCGAGGCCGGCCCGGTCGAACTGCGGCGGCTCGCGCGATCGTTCAACACCATGATGGACGCCGTCGAGAACGCCGTGCAGCGGCAGCGCGCGTTCGTGTCCGACGCGTCGCACCAGTTGCGCAACCCGTTGACGAGCCTTCGGCTCGCGGTGGAGAGCCTCGCGCCGCACCTGCGACCGGACGGTGACGGCCAGCAGATGTACGACGTCGCCGTCGACGAACTGAAGGCGATGCAGCGGATGCTGAACTCGTTGCAGGCCAGCGCGCGAATGGAGAGCATGCGGACCGCGTCGCCGGTGGACCTCGACGAGGTTCTGGCGACCCGGGTCGACCGGTGGCGGGCACTGACGGCCACGGCCGGACAGACCCTGACGGTCCACGTACCACCGGGGTTGCGGGTGTTGGAGCCGCCCGGCGGCCTGGGCAGCATCCTGGACGAGCTGATCAGCAACGCGCTGCGGCTGTCCGACGCACAGGTCGTGGAGGTGTCCGCACAGGTTGTCCCCGGTGGTGCGGGCGTCGAGGGCCGCGACGGAGCCGTGGTAGCGGTCGCCGTTCGCGACGACGGCCAGGGCATCGACGCCGCCGAGCGGGCCCAGGCGCTACGACGGTTCTGGCGGTCGCCACGACACCAGAACGTGTCCGGTACCGGCCTGGGGCTGGCGATCTGCGCCGACCTGATCGGGGCGGCCGGGGGCGAGCTGCGCCTGGCGGACGGCCTGCCCCGTCCGGACGGGTCCGGGCACGGCTTCGCCGCGGTGGTGGTGTTGCCGGCCGTACCGCAGGTGGTGTCTCCGTCCGACGCTGAAGCGTCGGTGCCGACCTGA
- a CDS encoding tripartite tricarboxylate transporter substrate-binding protein encodes MRTTSRRRAAGRMIAAVGAVSLVAACSGNGGANGGGDAAGYPDRNITIVVPFSAGGPTDTVTRMIAEPMATKLGGKIVVQNVEGAGGTVGAGDVARARPDGYTVLMHHIGMSTAPALYKSLGYKPLDDFESVGLVTEVPMTIVARKDFAPATLPDLVSHVKANAGKVTLANAGIGAASHLCGLLFQTITGVKLQEVPYQGTGPALTDLVGGQVDFMCDQTTNTSGQIAAGKVKAYAVTTPERVKSLPDLPTTAEAGLPQLTVSVWHGLYVPADTPQEIVQKLSEALKVALADQGVIDQMAKLGTAPVPAQDATPEAHRAKLDEQIGTWAKIIADSGVKVS; translated from the coding sequence ATGCGAACGACCAGCAGGCGCCGCGCCGCCGGACGGATGATCGCCGCGGTCGGCGCCGTCTCGCTCGTCGCGGCCTGTTCCGGTAACGGGGGCGCCAATGGCGGGGGCGACGCCGCCGGTTATCCGGACCGGAACATCACCATCGTCGTGCCGTTCAGCGCCGGCGGGCCGACGGACACGGTCACCCGCATGATCGCCGAGCCGATGGCCACGAAGCTCGGCGGCAAGATCGTCGTCCAGAATGTCGAGGGTGCCGGCGGCACGGTCGGCGCCGGCGACGTCGCGCGGGCCAGGCCGGACGGCTACACCGTGCTCATGCACCACATCGGCATGTCGACGGCGCCCGCGCTGTACAAGAGCCTGGGTTACAAGCCACTCGACGACTTCGAGTCGGTCGGGCTCGTCACCGAGGTGCCGATGACGATCGTCGCCCGCAAGGACTTCGCGCCCGCGACGCTTCCGGACCTGGTCAGCCACGTGAAGGCGAACGCCGGCAAGGTCACGCTGGCCAACGCGGGCATCGGCGCCGCCTCCCACCTGTGTGGCCTGCTGTTCCAGACCATCACCGGCGTGAAGCTCCAGGAGGTCCCGTACCAGGGCACCGGTCCCGCGTTGACCGACCTCGTCGGCGGCCAGGTCGACTTCATGTGCGACCAGACGACCAACACCAGCGGCCAGATCGCGGCGGGAAAGGTGAAGGCGTACGCGGTCACCACGCCCGAGCGGGTGAAGAGCCTTCCCGACCTGCCCACCACCGCCGAGGCCGGGTTGCCCCAGCTCACGGTCAGCGTGTGGCACGGGCTGTACGTTCCGGCGGACACGCCGCAGGAGATCGTCCAGAAGCTGTCCGAGGCGCTCAAGGTCGCACTGGCCGACCAGGGCGTCATCGACCAGATGGCCAAGCTCGGCACTGCGCCGGTCCCGGCCCAGGACGCGACACCGGAGGCGCACCGGGCGAAGCTCGACGAGCAGATCGGCACCTGGGCGAAGATCATCGCCGATTCCGGGGTCAAGGTCTCCTGA
- a CDS encoding TAXI family TRAP transporter solute-binding subunit gives MVLSPELRFSRRAVLLTAAGLLVGCSRQPEASEVHLRLATGPAGAVYRRIGGALAEHISEQVPAVTVTTVPSGASTDNIRMLRAGEVHLGLTSLDALIRADGSAPPGLSAICRLYDSHLHLVVMADSAIDEFQDLEGKRLSLGAHDSGTEFTALRVLRLGTVNADRRHLSQAESATALRDGTIDAMFSLTGVPTPAITELAQRHPIRLIPLDAQAGGLFTEYPGPYAPAMIHATAYAGVPAIRTVAVPNVLLARDDLPEGLAYAITDTVFTHTGAITSAGRDDAETLPEAWQINVRTGIATASVPLHPGAAAWFRDRKR, from the coding sequence ATGGTGCTGAGCCCGGAGCTGCGGTTCAGTCGGCGGGCGGTGCTTCTGACCGCCGCAGGGCTGCTCGTCGGTTGCTCGCGGCAGCCCGAGGCGAGCGAGGTCCACCTGCGACTGGCGACCGGGCCGGCGGGAGCGGTGTACCGGCGCATCGGCGGCGCGTTGGCCGAGCACATCTCCGAGCAGGTGCCGGCGGTGACGGTGACCACCGTGCCGAGCGGGGCGTCCACCGACAACATCCGGATGCTGCGGGCCGGCGAGGTGCACCTCGGGCTGACGAGCCTGGATGCGTTGATCAGGGCCGACGGCAGCGCGCCCCCGGGGCTGTCGGCGATCTGCCGGCTCTACGACAGCCACCTGCACCTCGTGGTGATGGCCGATTCGGCGATCGACGAGTTCCAGGATCTCGAGGGCAAGCGCCTGTCCCTCGGTGCACACGACTCGGGCACGGAGTTCACAGCGCTGCGGGTGCTGCGGCTCGGCACGGTGAACGCCGACCGCAGGCATCTCAGCCAGGCCGAATCAGCGACGGCGCTGCGCGACGGCACGATCGACGCGATGTTCTCCCTGACCGGCGTCCCGACACCCGCCATCACCGAGCTGGCGCAACGGCACCCCATCCGGCTTATCCCGCTGGACGCGCAGGCGGGCGGGCTCTTCACGGAGTACCCGGGTCCCTACGCCCCGGCGATGATCCACGCGACTGCCTACGCCGGCGTCCCGGCCATTCGCACGGTCGCCGTACCGAACGTGCTGCTCGCGCGCGACGACCTGCCCGAGGGCCTGGCCTACGCCATCACCGACACGGTCTTCACGCACACCGGCGCGATCACCTCCGCCGGCCGCGACGACGCCGAAACCCTCCCCGAGGCCTGGCAGATCAACGTGCGTACCGGGATAGCGACGGCGTCGGTTCCGCTCCACCCGGGCGCGGCGGCCTGGTTCCGCGACCGGAAGCGGTGA
- a CDS encoding low temperature requirement protein A has translation MTAGPGAKLLRPPTSSGRATFLELFFDLAFVVALTQVSRRFAELGDGTGWALASGFGRTLLLFLALWLIWSHTAWITSRYEPERSIIQAVVVGTMFAGLVMAVTLPRGMEERALPFAVAYLSVMVVRPLVIAAALRGHPRRLVPFRLAIWAAASAPLWLAGALGPDRLLPALWAVALGIDYLAWILGWPLPRLGASAVSRWRIAGVHLADRYQQVILIALGESILLIGIVFGGADYSAERAAAFVVAFVTSSLLWRIYFYRAGLLLTDALSRAGMPGRLGTASERTHLLIVLSVLVTAVGYELVIDHPYGSPRPSWLLFVVGGPALFLLARMRLEYEIFGRASRALVIGLVTLLVLTPALFRWTSMVSLSVVAGVLALVALLDALRSRGRSPEVPAPPVGREPFDRDDSEA, from the coding sequence ATGACGGCGGGACCTGGTGCCAAGCTGCTGCGCCCGCCGACGAGTTCGGGCCGAGCCACGTTCCTGGAGCTGTTCTTCGACCTGGCCTTCGTGGTGGCGCTCACCCAGGTCTCGCGTCGGTTCGCCGAGTTGGGCGACGGAACAGGCTGGGCCCTCGCGAGCGGGTTCGGCCGTACCCTGCTGCTCTTCTTGGCGCTCTGGCTGATCTGGTCGCACACCGCCTGGATCACCAGCCGTTACGAGCCGGAGCGGTCGATCATCCAGGCCGTCGTGGTCGGCACCATGTTCGCCGGCCTGGTGATGGCGGTGACGCTGCCCCGTGGGATGGAGGAGCGGGCGCTGCCGTTCGCGGTCGCGTACCTGTCGGTGATGGTGGTGCGGCCGCTGGTGATCGCCGCCGCGTTGCGTGGGCATCCGCGACGGCTGGTGCCCTTCCGGCTCGCCATCTGGGCTGCGGCGAGCGCACCGCTCTGGCTGGCCGGGGCCCTGGGCCCGGACCGACTTCTCCCGGCGTTGTGGGCTGTCGCCCTCGGCATCGACTACCTCGCCTGGATTCTGGGCTGGCCGCTGCCGAGGCTCGGGGCCTCGGCGGTGAGCCGGTGGCGGATCGCCGGGGTGCATCTGGCCGACCGCTACCAGCAGGTGATCCTCATCGCCCTCGGTGAGTCGATTCTGCTCATCGGCATCGTCTTCGGCGGCGCTGACTACTCCGCCGAGCGGGCGGCGGCCTTCGTCGTCGCGTTCGTCACCAGCTCGTTGCTCTGGCGGATCTACTTCTACCGTGCCGGTCTGCTGCTGACCGATGCGTTGAGTCGCGCGGGTATGCCCGGCCGACTGGGCACGGCGTCGGAGCGCACGCATCTGCTGATCGTGCTCAGCGTGCTCGTCACCGCTGTCGGTTACGAGCTGGTGATCGACCATCCGTACGGGTCGCCGCGGCCGAGTTGGCTGCTGTTCGTGGTGGGTGGTCCGGCGCTCTTCCTCCTCGCCCGGATGCGGCTGGAGTACGAGATCTTCGGTCGGGCCTCGCGGGCCCTGGTGATCGGCCTGGTGACTCTGCTGGTGCTCACACCGGCGCTGTTCCGCTGGACGTCGATGGTCTCGCTGTCCGTGGTGGCCGGAGTGTTGGCGCTGGTGGCGCTGCTCGACGCGCTGCGAAGTCGGGGCCGTTCGCCGGAGGTGCCGGCCCCACCGGTCGGGCGGGAGCCGTTCGACCGGGACGACTCCGAGGCGTGA
- a CDS encoding tripartite tricarboxylate transporter TctB family protein, translated as MERHRSFPDVLAGGMFVLIGGAFAVGALGYELGTPTRMGPGAFPLLVGAAVVALGLAIVGKGLVAGEVISFGPIPWRAVAVIVLAVLFFGFTIRRLGFVPTTAVTALVTTLASTRVRLLTAVAVAAGLTVASTLIFVVGLQLRIPLWGPWLGF; from the coding sequence GTGGAGCGCCATCGGTCGTTCCCGGACGTCCTCGCCGGGGGCATGTTCGTCCTGATCGGTGGCGCATTCGCGGTGGGGGCGCTCGGCTACGAGCTGGGCACCCCGACGCGGATGGGCCCGGGTGCCTTCCCGCTGCTGGTGGGCGCGGCCGTGGTCGCCCTGGGCCTGGCGATCGTCGGCAAGGGCCTCGTCGCCGGTGAGGTGATCTCGTTTGGACCGATCCCGTGGCGGGCGGTCGCCGTCATCGTGCTCGCGGTCCTGTTCTTCGGATTCACCATCCGCCGCCTCGGGTTCGTCCCGACGACGGCGGTGACCGCCCTGGTCACCACGTTGGCCAGCACCCGCGTGCGGCTGCTCACGGCGGTGGCGGTGGCCGCTGGGTTGACCGTGGCCAGCACGCTCATCTTCGTCGTCGGACTCCAGCTGCGGATCCCGCTGTGGGGCCCGTGGCTGGGATTCTGA
- a CDS encoding TetR/AcrR family transcriptional regulator, with translation MLHEPQPAGPTVLSAMMVGMARTETDTRPSAARLRLLNTATRLFYAEGIHSVGVDRIIAEAGVTRATFYRHFPSKDDLILAYLREVHVMERGLVEAAIAANPAPVDSLLGIAGAIAQNVQSPAFRGCAFLNAAAEYPETGHAVHQEIIAHRQWFLDTLTTLMAQVHEETADPAARHFVMLRDGAMAAGCLFNPALVSETFLRGVEGLLRVNTARQSAETDR, from the coding sequence GTGCTCCACGAGCCGCAACCTGCCGGACCGACCGTTCTATCCGCTATGATGGTGGGTATGGCGCGCACCGAAACCGACACCCGGCCCTCCGCGGCGCGACTCCGGCTGCTCAACACGGCGACCAGGCTCTTCTACGCCGAGGGGATCCATTCCGTCGGCGTCGACCGGATCATCGCCGAGGCAGGGGTGACCCGGGCCACGTTCTACCGGCACTTCCCCAGCAAGGACGACCTCATCCTGGCCTACCTGCGGGAAGTCCACGTCATGGAGCGTGGACTGGTCGAAGCGGCGATCGCCGCCAATCCCGCGCCGGTCGACTCACTCCTCGGCATCGCCGGCGCCATCGCCCAGAACGTCCAGTCTCCCGCGTTCCGCGGATGCGCCTTCCTGAACGCCGCGGCGGAGTATCCCGAAACCGGTCATGCCGTGCACCAGGAGATCATCGCCCACCGGCAGTGGTTCCTGGACACACTCACCACGCTGATGGCGCAGGTCCACGAGGAGACGGCCGATCCCGCCGCGCGCCACTTCGTCATGCTCCGCGACGGCGCCATGGCCGCCGGATGCCTGTTCAACCCCGCCCTGGTGTCCGAGACCTTCCTGCGCGGGGTGGAAGGGCTCCTCCGGGTCAACACCGCGCGCCAATCGGCCGAAACCGACCGCTGA
- a CDS encoding response regulator transcription factor, which produces MRITVIEDDDRVARGLVTVLTQAGFEVDRVATAAEAVRAAPSDVVLVDLGLPDGDGLDVIRSLRDHPQTAVIAVTARSEEHERVRGLRAGADDYIVKPFGIPELLARIDAVLRRTRAARSLAPADAPLVLGPVRICVGTREVTVDGTLVPLTRKEFALLLLLARRAPNVVSRDVILDQIWGATWESSSRTLDTHIAALRHKLGPGVVIRTVHGVGYRLLADQPELIG; this is translated from the coding sequence ATGCGGATAACCGTCATCGAGGATGACGACCGCGTGGCGCGGGGTCTGGTGACCGTTCTGACCCAGGCGGGCTTCGAGGTCGACCGGGTCGCCACCGCTGCGGAGGCGGTGCGCGCCGCGCCGTCCGACGTGGTCCTCGTCGACCTGGGTCTCCCCGACGGCGACGGACTGGACGTCATTCGCAGCCTGCGTGATCATCCGCAGACCGCCGTCATCGCGGTGACCGCACGATCCGAGGAACACGAGCGGGTCCGTGGCCTGCGCGCCGGCGCCGACGACTACATCGTCAAGCCGTTCGGCATACCAGAACTGCTAGCCCGGATCGATGCCGTCCTGCGGCGTACCCGGGCCGCCCGCTCCCTCGCCCCGGCGGACGCGCCGCTCGTCCTCGGCCCGGTGCGGATCTGCGTCGGCACCCGCGAGGTCACCGTCGACGGCACGCTCGTGCCGTTGACCCGCAAGGAGTTCGCGTTGCTGCTGCTCCTGGCGCGGCGAGCACCCAACGTGGTCAGTCGCGACGTCATCCTCGACCAGATCTGGGGTGCGACCTGGGAGTCGTCGAGCCGCACCCTGGACACCCACATAGCGGCGCTTCGGCACAAGCTCGGGCCGGGAGTGGTCATCCGCACCGTCCACGGCGTCGGCTATCGGCTCCTGGCCGACCAGCCGGAGCTGATCGGCTGA